CTAAGTTGAGAGCCGCAAAGGTACAAAGTTTTCAACACCAATTTCAAACGCAATTTTCAATATCAAATAGCCAAATTCAATTTTTTTTCAGAAGCCTTATCCAGCTGTACACTTTATCTCTTGTGGCGAACCCCGCCACAACAGGATGCCGTTTCCATCTGGGCTAGGATTGTAGTGAGCATCATAATTCTCAAAATCACATTAAATCTGCGTTTATACAAATTACCATTTTAAAATTAATTTCGTAATTTTGTGCCTCAATAAAAAACAACAATAATGGAAAACGGAATATACGCTAAATTCAACACCCCAAAAGGTTCTATTTTAGTAAAACTTACACACGATTTAACACCGGGAACAGTAGGAAATTTTGTAGCCTTGGCTGAAGGAAATTTAGAAAATAAAGTAAAACCACAAGGAAATAAATTCTATGATGGATTAAAATTCCACCGTGTAATTCCTGATTTTATGATTCAAGGAGGATGTCCTCAAGGAACAGGAACTGGAGATCCAGGATACAAATTTGACGATGAATTTCACCAAGATTTACGTCACGATGCACCAGGTATTTTGTCAATGGCAAACTCAGGCCCAGGTAGTAACGGTTCTCAGTTTTTTATCACACACGTTGCAACACCATGGCTTGATAACAAGCATACTGTTTTTGGAAACGTTGTTGAAGGTCAAGATGTAGTTGATGCAATTGCTCAAGGTGATGTTTTGGAAACTTTAGAAATCATCAGAGTAGGAGAGGAAGCTCAAAAATGGAATGCTGTTGAAGCTTTCAGAACTTTTGAAGGTTCTCGTGCAAAACGTGAAGCGGCTGAACGCGAAGCAGCAGAGGCTGAAATGGAAAAATTAGCAGCTGGTTTTGAAAAAACAGAAAGCGGTTTACGTTACCAATTTATTCAAAGAGGTTCTGGTAAAAAAGCTGAAAACGGAAAAACAGTTTCAGTTCATTATACAGGACAACTTCCTGACGGAAAAGTTTTTGATAGTTCTTATCCAAGAAAGAAACCAATTGAATTCCCATTAGGAAGAGGAAATGTTATTGAAGGATGGGACGAAGGTATTGCTTTGTTACAAGTAGGAGATAAAGCACGTTTTGTAATTCCATCTCATTTAGGATACGGATCTCGTGGTGCAGGAGGAGTAATTCCACCAAATGCTACTTTGATTTTTGACGTAGAATTAATGGACGTTAAATAAT
Above is a window of Flavobacterium sp. 123 DNA encoding:
- a CDS encoding peptidylprolyl isomerase produces the protein MENGIYAKFNTPKGSILVKLTHDLTPGTVGNFVALAEGNLENKVKPQGNKFYDGLKFHRVIPDFMIQGGCPQGTGTGDPGYKFDDEFHQDLRHDAPGILSMANSGPGSNGSQFFITHVATPWLDNKHTVFGNVVEGQDVVDAIAQGDVLETLEIIRVGEEAQKWNAVEAFRTFEGSRAKREAAEREAAEAEMEKLAAGFEKTESGLRYQFIQRGSGKKAENGKTVSVHYTGQLPDGKVFDSSYPRKKPIEFPLGRGNVIEGWDEGIALLQVGDKARFVIPSHLGYGSRGAGGVIPPNATLIFDVELMDVK